Proteins encoded within one genomic window of Brachybacterium muris:
- the pflA gene encoding pyruvate formate-lyase-activating protein, with protein MGESIDLRLGTPIENRRTGAGIEGMAEVELERSQRLAAIREGKLASIHSWELVTAVDGPGTRLTVFFSGCPLRCVYCHNPDTMEMRRGQDVQLDELVRRIKRYRRVFASSGGGITLSGGEVLMQPAFARNVLAAAKAMGVHTAIDTSGYLGAVADDSFLDNVDLVLLDVKSGTEESYKALTGRPLQPTLDFGNRLAARGTKIWIRFVVVPGWTDSEENVEAIAENIAPWKHVVERVEVLPFHNMGQDKWDALGLEYKLRDAQPPSKETVERVREQFRSRGFLTY; from the coding sequence ATGGGCGAGAGCATCGACCTGCGACTGGGCACCCCGATCGAGAACCGGCGCACAGGCGCGGGTATCGAAGGCATGGCCGAGGTGGAGCTGGAGCGCTCCCAGCGGCTGGCCGCGATCCGTGAGGGCAAGCTGGCCTCCATCCACTCCTGGGAGCTGGTGACCGCGGTCGACGGGCCCGGCACCCGGTTGACCGTCTTCTTCTCCGGCTGCCCACTGCGCTGCGTGTACTGCCACAACCCCGACACGATGGAGATGCGCCGCGGACAGGACGTCCAGCTCGACGAGCTGGTGCGCCGCATCAAGCGCTACCGGCGCGTGTTCGCCTCCTCCGGTGGAGGGATCACCCTGTCCGGCGGGGAGGTGCTGATGCAGCCCGCCTTCGCCCGCAACGTGCTCGCGGCGGCGAAGGCCATGGGCGTGCACACCGCGATCGACACCTCCGGCTACCTCGGGGCCGTCGCCGACGACAGCTTCCTGGACAACGTGGACCTGGTGCTGCTGGACGTCAAGAGCGGCACCGAGGAGTCGTACAAGGCGCTCACCGGCCGCCCCCTGCAGCCCACCCTGGACTTCGGCAACCGCCTGGCCGCTCGCGGCACGAAGATCTGGATCCGCTTCGTGGTGGTCCCCGGCTGGACCGACTCCGAGGAGAACGTCGAGGCGATCGCCGAGAACATCGCCCCGTGGAAGCACGTGGTGGAGCGGGTGGAGGTGCTGCCCTTCCACAACATGGGGCAGGACAAGTGGGACGCGCTGGGCCTGGAGTACAAGCTGCGCGATGCCCAACCGCCCTCGAAGGAGACGGTGGAGCGGGTGCGCGAGCAGTTCCGCTCCCGCGGCTTCCTCACGTACTGA
- the dapD gene encoding 2,3,4,5-tetrahydropyridine-2,6-dicarboxylate N-succinyltransferase encodes MTTPETAATSTNDADTTAETAPAHAAPSHAWGIGLATLAADGTTLDTWYPSPQLGEAPHDPESHPLHAQLSAAAHADEVRGTRRKVVVRAIELAAAPADTADAYLRLHLLSHRVIEPNVQNLDGVFGVLTNVVWTSEGPCAVAGFEETRLRLIAAGRTPTVYSVDKFPRMVDYVVPTGVRIGDADRVRLGAHLADGTTVMHEGFVNFNAGTLGTSMIEGRISQGVVVEDGSDVGGGASTMGTLSGGGTQRVRIGKRSLVGAEAGVGIALGDDCVIEAGLYVTAGTKVVLVGEKGSAQGGDTADEPHVVKARELSGVPNLLFRRNSLTGAVEAVAREGQTVELNSALHAN; translated from the coding sequence ATGACCACGCCTGAGACCGCAGCAACCAGCACGAACGACGCCGACACCACCGCGGAGACCGCTCCCGCCCACGCCGCCCCGTCCCATGCCTGGGGGATCGGCCTGGCCACCCTCGCGGCCGACGGAACCACGCTGGATACCTGGTACCCCTCCCCCCAGCTGGGCGAGGCCCCCCACGATCCGGAGTCCCATCCGCTGCATGCGCAGCTCTCCGCCGCGGCTCATGCCGACGAGGTGCGCGGCACCCGCCGCAAGGTCGTGGTGCGCGCGATCGAACTGGCCGCCGCGCCGGCCGACACCGCCGACGCCTACCTGCGCCTGCACCTGCTCTCCCATCGCGTGATCGAGCCCAACGTGCAGAACCTCGACGGCGTTTTCGGGGTGCTCACCAACGTGGTGTGGACCTCCGAGGGCCCCTGTGCGGTGGCCGGCTTCGAGGAGACCCGCCTGCGGCTGATCGCCGCCGGCCGCACCCCCACCGTGTACTCGGTGGACAAGTTCCCCCGCATGGTGGACTACGTGGTCCCCACCGGCGTGCGCATCGGCGATGCGGACCGCGTGCGCCTGGGCGCCCACCTGGCCGACGGCACCACCGTGATGCACGAGGGCTTCGTGAACTTCAACGCTGGCACGCTGGGCACCTCCATGATCGAGGGCCGCATCTCCCAGGGTGTCGTGGTGGAGGACGGCTCCGACGTGGGCGGCGGTGCCTCCACCATGGGCACCCTGTCCGGCGGCGGCACCCAGCGGGTGCGCATCGGCAAGCGCTCCCTGGTGGGCGCGGAGGCCGGTGTGGGCATCGCGCTCGGCGACGACTGTGTGATCGAGGCCGGCCTGTACGTCACCGCCGGAACCAAGGTGGTGCTGGTGGGCGAGAAGGGCTCGGCACAAGGCGGCGACACCGCCGACGAGCCCCACGTGGTCAAGGCGCGCGAGCTCTCCGGGGTGCCGAACCTCCTGTTCCGCCGCAACTCCCTGACCGGTGCGGTGGAGGCCGTGGCCCGCGAGGGGCAGACGGTCGAGCTCAACTCCGCCCTGCACGCGAACTGA